In a genomic window of Carassius gibelio isolate Cgi1373 ecotype wild population from Czech Republic chromosome A3, carGib1.2-hapl.c, whole genome shotgun sequence:
- the LOC127954564 gene encoding uncharacterized protein LOC127954564 — protein sequence MESVSLQISTNSSASKTLKNTESIQDYGDLVHSPQSNIRQSRLVKSKPNMSCRRKREFISDEKKDACYWEKRRKNNEAAKRSREKRRFNDMILENRVMALNDENVRLKTELLQLKLRFGLISTASYMEKSQQISGAVNGTSGENSSSSSSTSLFYPNGYSQMMINSDSSETEQSVRGEGHVNLAKYSPRGSLSDMSDGSSRDSPDPFVYDIKQEGMGLDMDIVNSTATQFMLNIHSRLPAVLHQHTFEPDYTGNQQKQRRRETTASPVIPQSAQRSVILFRSSSASYPVETQEIIPKEQQNLNQPTEGPTGSPKSLAEVSKRLERNTLDSPTYEHPDGEAAERQAYIAQRQTPRVDSAAPDLLMRPEEEDETQMYHCCNGTLENDDPPVLTYEGSLRHEEYYEANSGKDTSSSDGDPRSSDKEGSTDDESPSSSCSDTGSYHPHIFVTQSSFSPSQCKDGQAEIKGTALPHKLRLKHRAQSGRASTQDSTTMPPANFQPLPQHPYLALSQPGGLVAGSIECGKKESSMRNSCNKRHD from the coding sequence ATGGAAAGCGTGAGCTTACAAATCTCCACAAATTCCAGTGCAAGCAAAACCTTGAAGAACACAGAAAGCATTCAGGACTACGGTGATCTTGTCCATTCACCTCAAAGCAACATTCGCCAGAGCCGCCTTGTCAAATCAAAGCCAAACATGAGTTGTCGACGCAAGCGTGAGTTCATCTCAGATGAGAAAAAGGATGCATGCTATTGGGAAAAGCGACGGAAGAACAACGAAGCAGCCAAGCGTTCCCGGGAGAAACGACGCTTTAATGATATGATCCTAGAGAACAGAGTTATGGCACTGAATGATGAGAATGTGCGCCTGAAAACTGAGCTTTTACAGCTTAAACTCAGATTTGGTCTGATAAGTACAGCCTCCTACATGGAAAAGAGTCAGCAGATCAGTGGAGCAGTCAATGGAACTTCTGGGGAAAACTCTTCATCTTCCTCTAGCACCAGTCTCTTCTACCCTAATGGTTACTCTCAGATGATGATAAACTCTGATTCTTCTGAAACGGAGCAGTCTGTTCGAGGGGAAGGGCATGTGAATTTGGCAAAGTACTCCCCACGGGGTTCCCTCTCTGATATGTCGGATGGCTCCTCTCGGGACAGCCCTGATCCATTTGTGTATGACATCAAGCAGGAAGGGATGGGTCTGGATATGGACATTGTCAATAGCACTGCCACacaattcatgttaaacattcaTTCTAGGTTGCCTGCAGTACTTCACCAGCACACTTTTGAGCCAGATTATACAGGAAATCAACAGAAGCAAAGACGCCGCGAGACCACTGCAAGTCCAGTCATCCCACAATCCGCTCAAAGAAGTGTGATCCTATTCCGTTCAAGCAGTGCCTCGTATCCTGTGGAAACTCAGGAAATTATTCCTAAAGAACAGCAGAACCTCAATCAACCTACAGAGGGACCAACTGGAAGTCCCAAAAGCTTGGCAGAGGTGTCTAAACGACTAGAGAGAAATACTTTGGACTCTCCTACTTATGAGCACCCAGATGGGGAAGCAGCCGAAAGGCAAGCGTACATTGCTCAACGACAGACCCCCAGGGTTGATTCTGCTGCCCCGGATCTTTTAATGAGGCCAGAGGAAGAAGATGAAACACAGATGTACCACTGTTGTAATGGCACCCTGGAGAATGACGATCCACCAGTGCTGACCTACGAAGGAAGCTTGAGACACGAAGAGTACTACGAGGCTAATTCAGGAAAGGACACTTCCTCAAGTGACGGGGATCCCCGCAGCTCTGATAAAGAGGGCTCCACCGATGATGAGTCTCCCTCTTCATCTTGCTCCGATACAGGCAGCTACCACCCTCACATATTCGTGACCCAGAGCTCTTTCTCACCAAGCCAATGCAAAGATGGACAAGCAGAAATCAAAGGCACTGCCCTACCCCACAAACTGAGACTCAAGCACAGAGCTCAAAGTGGCAGAGCATCAACTCAAGATTCGACAACAATGCCACCCGCTAACTTCCAGCCATTACCTCAGCATCCTTACCTGGCCTTGTCTCAACCTGGTGGCCTGGTGGCTGGAAGCATTGAATGTGGGAAGAAGGAATCCAGTATGCGCAACAGTTGCAACAAGAGAcatgactaa